CACGATCGATGATGTCGCCGAGAAAGATGACCTGCCGCCGAGCATGGGTCCACACGCCGGCATGGCGGCGATAGCCGAGCTGCTCCAGCAAATGCGTCAGCGTATGGGCGCAGCCGTGCACGTCCCCGATGAGGTCGTAGCTGCGCTCCGGGTCGACGATCACTATTCGCCTCCACCGAGGCGACTGCCCCAGCCAAGCTTGGTACGGCAGACCTCGTAATAGTTATGGTCAAGCGGATGAATCAGGTGCAGCTTCTGCGGCTTCTTGCGCACCGTGACGGTGTCGCCCGGCGCACAGGTGAAATGGTTCTGGCCGTCACAGGAAACCTGCGGATAGATCTGCATGTTCGGCGAGACCACGATCTTCAATTCGCTATTGCCATCCACCACGATGGGGCGGCTGGACAAGGTATGCGGGTACATCGGCACGACGACGATGGCATCCAGGCGTGGATGCATGATCGGTCCACCGGCCGAAAGCGAATAGGCGGTCGAGCCCGTGGGCGTGGCGATGATCAGGCCGTCGGCCTTCTGGCTGCAGACGAACTGGCCATCGATATACAGCTCGAATTCGATCATTCGCGTGGATTTGCCCGGGTGCAGCACTACGTCATTGAGCGCATCGCCGGCACCGATGGATTCCTCGAAGCGACGCACCTGCGCCTCGAGCAGGAAGCGATTCTCCAGCGTGTACTGCCCGCTGAGCACTTCGGCAACTTTCTCCTCCAGCTCATCGGGGCGGATATCGGTGAGAAAGCCCAAGCTCCCGCGGTTGATCCCGAGCACCGGCACACGATGCTTGGCCAGCGCCCTTGCCGCGCCAAGCATGCTGCCATCGCCGCCGACCACGATCACCAGGTCGCACGAGTCACCCAGCCGTTGCCGCGACGACGTCTGCATGCCATGGCCGGGCAGTACCTCGGCGATGTTCTCTTCGAGGATCACGTGAAGGTGACGCGCCACGAGAAATCGCTTCAGTCGGCGGATGGTATCCAGCACCTGAGAGCTTCCCAGGCGACCAATGATGCCGATATTGCGGAACTGATCCATTGAAGCTCCCTGATAACGTGGCTGGAAACGAACGGCGTGCGGCTGGTTCAAGGGCCGCCGAAGCGTAACAGGCACTAAATTGGTGTCGCGCGGGCGCGTCTGAGTTCAACGCCGGCTCCAGACTGAGCCCCGTTGCGATGCGGCGCGGGAATTATGGAGGAAAGCCGGAAGTGGCAGCAAACCATCCCGGCTATGCTTGTGGCATGAATCTGCCTAGCCTTGCCGAATTGATGCCCCGACTGCAGCACCCCCAGGTGCGGGATCTCGCCTGGGTGTTGCTCTCGCCGCCCCTGTTGAGCGATGCGCCTGCGCCGCAACGGCATCCCTTGGCGGCCAGCCGCTGGCTATCTCGTCCCGACGAACTGGCCGACTGGCTGCTCTGGCATGACAGCCAGCCCAGCGTTCTCCAAGCCTGGCTGGCGCACTACAGCACCCGCCGGTTGGGTTTGTATTACGAGCGGCTCTGGCAATTCGCGCTAGGCCAAGCGCCGGACGTCGAGCTCGTGGCCGCCAACCTGGCGATCCGTCGCGAGGGCAGCACGCTCGGGGAGCTGGATCTGATCCTGCACGACGCCGACGGTGTGCATCACATCGAGCTGGCGGTGAAATTCTATCTGGGCCTCGAGACCGGGGATTGCCGGCAGCACGACTGCTGGCTCGGGCCTGGCAGCCATGACCGGCTGGACATCAAATTGCAGCGTCTCTGCGAACACCAGCTGCATCTGCCGACCAGCGCGCCGGCGAAGGCAGTGCTCTGTGAGCTGACCTGTCTGGAAATCGACAGTGCCCTGTGGCTTGGCGGCTACCTGTTTCAACCATGGCCGAAGGGCTGCGAGCTGCCGGCCGGTGCAAACCCGCTGCACCTCGGCGGGCACTGGCTGCGGTATGGCGAGTGGCTGGGCGCCACTAAAGTGCATGGCGCCGCGCATTGGCACCCGCTCCACAGACACGCCTGGCTGGCACCGGCGCAACTGGACGATAGCCAACGCTGGCCTGAGCAAGACGTGGTGCGCTGGATAGACGAAGCAGGTACCGGACAGGCGAGACTCCTGGCCCGGCTCGAGCGCGGTCACCATGGCCGCTGGGTCGAGTGCGAGCGCTTATTCGTCGTGCCCGATGCCTGGCCTGCGTGAGATCATCACGGCCTGTTCGCCAAACTGTCATCCAACCGCTACACACTGTCGCGTGAGCAGCGCCCAGTCGAATAACCCAAGCGACCCGTCAATGCCCTCTCCAGCAGTCGAATCGGATCCTCAACGACCTGTCAGCGCATGGACCCTCTTCCTGGTGTTCTTGCGCCTGGGTTTGACCTCCTTCGGCGGGCCAGTGGCCCACCTCGGTTACTTCCGTGACGAGTTCGTTCATCGCCGCCGCTGGCTGGACGAAGCCCACTACGCCGATCTGGTCGCGCTCTGCCAGTTCCTGCCCGGCCCGGCCAGCAGCCAGGTCGGGATAGCCGTTGGCCTGCTGCGCGGTGGCTACCGCGGTTCGCTATGCGCCTGGGCCGGCTTCACATTGCCCTCGGCGATCGCGCTGACGTTGTTCGCGTTGGGTATTGCCCGCTGGGGCGACGCTGTACCGGCCGGATTCCTGCATGGCCTGAAAATCGTTGCGGTTGCGGTCGTGGCGCAGGCGGTATGGGGCATGGCGCAGAACCTGTGTACCGACGGCATACGCAAGTCGATTGCCCTGCTTGCCGCGTGCACCTTGTTGCTCCTCTCCGGTCCGTGGGTGCAACTCGGCGTTATCGCCCTGGCGGGTGCAGTCGGACTGCTGGTGTTCCGCCCTTCCGTCAAAACAGCGCCAGTCCCCTTCCTAGCGACCCGCCGCCGCTCGATCGCCATCCTGTTTCTGAGCCTGTTCGTCACCCTGCTGATCGTGTTGCCGACCTTGGCCGCGGCCTCGACCAATCATTGGCTGGCGCTGATCGATACGTTCTACCGCGCCGGGGCGCTGGTGTTCGGCGGTGGCCATGTCGTGCTGCCGTTGCTCCAGGCGGAGGTCGTACCGAACGGTTGGGTCAGCAATGACACCTTCCTTGCCGGCTACGGTGCCGCCCAAGCCGTACCCGGTCCGCTGTTCACCTTTTCCGCATTCCTCGGTGGGTCGATGTATGACGGAAGCGCCCGGTTGCTGAGTGCAGCCGTCTGCCTCGTATCGGTGTTCACTCCGTCTTTCTTGCTGGTGTTCGGCGTCATGCCCTTCTGGGATCGGCTACGAACGAACGTGCGCATGCAGGCAGCACTGGCGGGGGTGAACGCTGCGGTAGTTGGCCTGCTGCTGGCGGCGATGTACGACCCGGTGTGGACCAGTGCCATATCCGGCCCGATCGATTTCGCGCTGGCCTTGATCGCGCTGGTCGCGCTGACAGTCTGGAAATGTCCACCCTGGCTGGTCGTACTGGCCGGCGGCGCGGCAGGCTGGGCGCTCACGACGCCCATCTGACAGTCGCGCCAGGAGACGTCAGCCACTGCGCTCGGTACGGCCACCCGAGCGTGCCAGGTAGCCATTGCCTTGCTCGCAGAGCAAGGCGGCGTAATCCTGCGCCGATAACCCATCGACACCATGGCGCAGAGAACAGGCGGTGAACCCCAGCTGCGTCAGTATGAATACCGCATTGGCGCTGCGCTTGCCGCTATCGCAGTAGCACAGGTAAACCCGATCACGATCCAGCAACCGCGATTTCAGGCGGAGCAGGTGCAGCGGCATGTTCAGCGCTTGCAGCGCATGCCCGCGCTGATACTCCTCCAGCAAGCGCACGTCGAGCCACTGAGCACCCCCGGCGTTCAGCTCGCTCGCCTGTTCGAAGTCCAACTCCGCGACCACAGGGGCTTTCAACAGGTCGATGAAGTCTTGTCGTGCCAGACGCAGTACACAGGTGTCCTCGAGCAGCGTGACGGTGGCGTTGCGCGGACGGTCGGTAAGCAAGGCCTCTTCACCGAAACAGGCACCGACGCCCAGCTCGGCCACCATTTGTCGATCGCTACCCAGGCCGACCATGACCTGCACGCCGCCTCGCTGAACGAAATAGCAGCAGTCACCGGGGTCCCCTTCACGCAGCAATACGTGACCGGCAGGCAATTCGATCGGCTCGAGCTTGGCCAGCATGTCCCGCACGTTTTCCGACGGCACCCTGGCGAACAGTGGATTTTCCAGCAGCTCTTCCAGCCAGTCGCTCAACTCGCCGGAGCTCGACAACACCAGCAGGAGATCGGCATGAGCCTGATGCCACGCCAACAGGCGATTGAGCTGGGCACTGTCGATCATCAGCACGCTGGAGTCGGTCAGCGCCCGGACTTGCGACAAGCGACCGCCTGTGCCAAACGCGTGACAGCTCTCGGGGGAACCGGCG
This DNA window, taken from Stutzerimonas stutzeri, encodes the following:
- the chrA gene encoding chromate efflux transporter, whose protein sequence is MPSPAVESDPQRPVSAWTLFLVFLRLGLTSFGGPVAHLGYFRDEFVHRRRWLDEAHYADLVALCQFLPGPASSQVGIAVGLLRGGYRGSLCAWAGFTLPSAIALTLFALGIARWGDAVPAGFLHGLKIVAVAVVAQAVWGMAQNLCTDGIRKSIALLAACTLLLLSGPWVQLGVIALAGAVGLLVFRPSVKTAPVPFLATRRRSIAILFLSLFVTLLIVLPTLAAASTNHWLALIDTFYRAGALVFGGGHVVLPLLQAEVVPNGWVSNDTFLAGYGAAQAVPGPLFTFSAFLGGSMYDGSARLLSAAVCLVSVFTPSFLLVFGVMPFWDRLRTNVRMQAALAGVNAAVVGLLLAAMYDPVWTSAISGPIDFALALIALVALTVWKCPPWLVVLAGGAAGWALTTPI
- a CDS encoding DUF1853 family protein produces the protein MNLPSLAELMPRLQHPQVRDLAWVLLSPPLLSDAPAPQRHPLAASRWLSRPDELADWLLWHDSQPSVLQAWLAHYSTRRLGLYYERLWQFALGQAPDVELVAANLAIRREGSTLGELDLILHDADGVHHIELAVKFYLGLETGDCRQHDCWLGPGSHDRLDIKLQRLCEHQLHLPTSAPAKAVLCELTCLEIDSALWLGGYLFQPWPKGCELPAGANPLHLGGHWLRYGEWLGATKVHGAAHWHPLHRHAWLAPAQLDDSQRWPEQDVVRWIDEAGTGQARLLARLERGHHGRWVECERLFVVPDAWPA
- a CDS encoding cyclic nucleotide-binding domain-containing protein; translated protein: MTKPLFPDQLRSLIPLNSLSPRQLRSLREQLVPRPLLAGDLLFDSEVATGSSYFLLAGALSMRSADGDLQQLVAGSPESCHAFGTGGRLSQVRALTDSSVLMIDSAQLNRLLAWHQAHADLLLVLSSSGELSDWLEELLENPLFARVPSENVRDMLAKLEPIELPAGHVLLREGDPGDCCYFVQRGGVQVMVGLGSDRQMVAELGVGACFGEEALLTDRPRNATVTLLEDTCVLRLARQDFIDLLKAPVVAELDFEQASELNAGGAQWLDVRLLEEYQRGHALQALNMPLHLLRLKSRLLDRDRVYLCYCDSGKRSANAVFILTQLGFTACSLRHGVDGLSAQDYAALLCEQGNGYLARSGGRTERSG
- a CDS encoding NAD(+) kinase codes for the protein MDQFRNIGIIGRLGSSQVLDTIRRLKRFLVARHLHVILEENIAEVLPGHGMQTSSRQRLGDSCDLVIVVGGDGSMLGAARALAKHRVPVLGINRGSLGFLTDIRPDELEEKVAEVLSGQYTLENRFLLEAQVRRFEESIGAGDALNDVVLHPGKSTRMIEFELYIDGQFVCSQKADGLIIATPTGSTAYSLSAGGPIMHPRLDAIVVVPMYPHTLSSRPIVVDGNSELKIVVSPNMQIYPQVSCDGQNHFTCAPGDTVTVRKKPQKLHLIHPLDHNYYEVCRTKLGWGSRLGGGE